catgaattatatctcactctcctgaggataacacagagagataaagaacggatgttgtttgaatgccagcaaacatacactgcaatgctttgttctacaatgattcccgagtacgtgttactggcctggagtggtaaagtgtcctaccatgaaggacgcaataaggctgccctccccagaaaccttttgccaaggctttaggactacatctaggagaaccgcaaatgccagggcaaagtaatcctttcacatgcttgcttttaaaccatgtatagtattttaaaaggtacactcaccagaggtcccttctccgcctgctgggtccaggaggcagccttgggtgggttcagggggtactggctccaggtctagggtgagaaacagttcctggctgtcgggaaaaccggtttctccgcttgcttgctgtgagctatctacaacctcctcctcatcatcatcttcttcgtccccaaaacctgcttccgtattgcctccatctccattgaaggagtcaaacaacacggctggggtagtggtggctgaaccccctaaaatggcaagcagctcatcatagaagcggcatgtttggggctctgacccagagtggctgttcgcctctctggttttctggtaggcttgcctcagctccttcagtttcacgcggcactgcttcgggtccctgttatggcctctgtccttcatgccctgggagattttgacaaaggttttggcatttcgaaaactggaacggagttctgatagcacggattcctctccccaaacagcgatcagatcccgtacctcccattcggtccatgctggagctcttttgcgattctgggactccatcatggtcacctgtgctgatgagctctgcatggtcacctgcagctttccacgctggccaaacaggaaatgagattcaaaagttcgcggttcttttcctgtctacctggccagtgcatctgagttgagagtgctgtccagagcggtcataatggagcactctgggatagctcccagaggccaataccatcgaattgtgtccacagtaccccaaattcaagccggcaacgtcgatttaagcgctaatccacttgtcaggggtggagtaaggaaatcgattttaagagccctttaagtcgaaataaagggcttcattgtgtggacgggtgcaggtttacatcgatttaacgctgctaaattcgacctaaagtcctagtgtagaccagggctaaggaaaCACAATTAAGGAACAACCTGGCTATTTTCAGCTGCGAGATGTTCCTCTTTTCTCAGAGCTTCTCAATAGGTTAAATCCTGGTTTTCTAATTATCTGGGTCGAATCAACATCTTGTGCCAGATCATCAGCTTCTGGGAATTGGTGAAGAACGATTGAAGTCAATAAAGCAAAGGTTTTCTACCTTATCAGTGTCAGCAGAAGTTGAACCAAGTTTTATAGCACAGGAAAttattgatctttttttttttaaacaaagatgaaAGATGCCACTTTTATATCAGTTGAGGATATCTCTGTTGTTTAGAGccagagagtttaaggccagaaaggaccaccagatcatctagtctggtctcctgtatagcacagaccaCGAACACCACCCAGAACCTGCACATTAAACCCATCAATGGAAGTGAGACCCAGTATtatagcccacaggagactagaatATTATATGCcataggcagagaataggaaggaCCAAGGCACACCAGTGCCTAAGGCCCCtgtaatggcagggaaatgattaaaggAGATATACTCAGATAATCCGAGCAAGTGACCTGCActcacacactgcagaggaaggcaaaaagctGCAAAGGTCATTGccagtctgacccaggggaaaattccttcctgatcccacatGCGATGAACAATTTGCAATAAAGTTCCATCTTTTCTCCATGTTTCCTGCCACTGTGGAGGTAATTGGGAACATACTGAGATGCTTGACAGCCAGGTATCACACAAGCTTTATCTGTATGTTTCATCTGCAAAATTGGACTGGAAATCTAGTGATGACTTCCAATACTTCCTGTTTCTGATTGGGGTGGATTCCTCAAGGACAGCTCTTCTCATGGTGTTTTGACACATTCACTTCCTGGTCAAGTGAAAACCAGATTATGAggaatgaataataaataataataaaaaaaagcaacTTGAACATTTTCAAATCTGCTCAAAGAGTCTAATTCTGATTCACTTGGGTCAGTTCTTGTTTTAACCCCATAAGTTTGTCCCCCAGTTAATGATTTGTGTTTGACAACAACTAGAGTCACACAGACCATGATTTTGagtagtgctgagcacttgcaactcTCATTTATTTCCATGGAGATGAAAGCTCTCAGCACTTCTTAGGTTCAGGCCAATATGTTGTCACAATTAAAGAAGACCAATAAACTGAAGAATCTTCATTTACTTCCAGCTCTCAAGATATTCTGTGTAGCTGTTATTTCCAGATGGTTTTTGGTTGAAGTACTATTATGTATACAGAAAATAGACAAAGTATACATTACTAACAGATAGTGGCACGTGATTATCAGTGTAGTGAACTCATTATAACcatcatccaaagcccactggcattgatagaaagactcccattaactttaatgggactcAGATCATTATTGCGGTTTTCAAAAAGCTGGAAACAAAGTTAACACTAAAAGAATGTTTAAAATGCAGTCCCCACACTTACAGGAGAACTAGTTTATTCAGAACACAAACCTTTCTTGCCAGGGTGACACTGGATGCTAATATATGATAGCACATAAAGGTATACAAGCATCATATATCCTACTTCTTTAGTCCATATCTGGAGTAATTACCAACTCTGTAGCATGTGTAATTTGATTTAGGGCTACTGTGTTATTACATCTTTGTCTGCACAGTTTGGAAAAGGACACAACCCTCTTCCCCCAGAATAAAAGTCCTATTTGTAATTTGAGTGAATGTGAGCCATCATGAACTGTCAAGGTCAggctctctctgcctctttcaTGCTGCCTCATTAAGACGAGTATTGCCAATGTAGTAAAATGAGATCAAAATGCAACATAGGTGGGAGAAAAGGACGGTGGGACTGAGAACTGAGTGCCTGGGAAAAGCCTTCAGTGCAGCAAGTCTCATGATTCATCAGCCTTTACAGCAATGGCATTTTCTGGATAGTCAGCCAAAGAATGTTCAGAAGGTcctctgtgtctgtctgcagATACCAAAGGATTACAGTCAGGGGTCAAATTAAAGAATTAATGGCATCAAAGCCCTCAGTTACTTGTGGATATATgagcacagctgtttgctctttAGCCCATTGTGCTACTCTCGCCCCTTGTCCTCATAAGACACCCCTTTGAACATAGCAGGAAGGGTTCAAGCAGACTCATTGAGCTCCCAGAATACAAATGCCATTGGAAACGGTGCAGTGCTCAACTTTATTTGACTTATAAGGGTTCATAGCTAAGTCAAGAAATGTTGAAAATTATCTCATCGTTTTCTGACTGTGTGAGTTTTTGAATGTCAAATAAAGAGGAGCGCTGTACCATGGACAATATATAGAATGTGGTGAAATGACCTAGGAGAGGCACGGATTCTTATGGTTTGTATTACACTAGTGCCGATATGTCCCACCCaaaatcagagccccattgtgctaggtattgCTCAGACATAGACTAAAGGACAGTCCCTCTCTCAAAGAACTGAAGAGCTAATTGACTTTGACTTTCATCATAAATGATCGGAACAACTTTGCCTAACAATTTTTTTAGCTCTATTTTCTGAAGTTCTCTGATTCTTTAGACTCTAGGACACTCCCCAAACTGACATAAATGTTTGTCTTTCTGACTGCAGCCTCCGATACCTGACAGGTAAACATGGACACCATATGAACCTATATAAGTAACCTGGAGTTCAAATAAATTCTATGTACTATTTAAAAGGCAACTAGGAGATCTGTTGTTATTACTAATCTTTGTTCTATTGAGATGTGTCCAAAGGTATCTGGCACCTATTGCTGTCCCCACCATGTTTGTGGTTAGAAGCTAATTAACATTCTCCTCTAGTCAGATTTAGATCTTTTTTACAGGGTTCTCAAAtgtcattgcaccatgaccccttctgacaacaaaaattactacacgactccaggaggagggaccaaagcctgagcccatctGAGCCCCACTACCCCAGGTGGGGGGCCAAAGCTCAAGGCCAAGCCCCACCGCCCCGGGCAAgagggccaaagccgaagcccaaggacttcaaccccaggcagggggcctgtaacctgagccctgccacccagggctgaagccctcaggctttggctccaggtggtggggctcaggcttcaacttCGGCCCCAAGCCCTAGAAAGTCTAAGCcaaccctggcgaccccattaaaatgggatcacgacccactttggagtcccaacccacagttgagaaccactgctctagtacaTCTTGAACCTTGAGACCATCCACAGTATACCCTATGCACAAAGTATATCTCTTGACTAGATTCTTTGTATCTTATTCTGTCCAACCCAGTCGTTAACAAGGCTTATTAGTTTTGTCTGAACACTTTGAAAGTGCTAGTGTCACGCTGAAGGTGATTTCTGTACTGAGTTCCAACTGAACAGAACTGCTGTGGAAACATCTGTAAGGAGTTAACATGTGCCCTACTCAAAGAAAACATGAAGCTAACGCAGCTCTTGTGCAGGCCAATAAACCCAATAAAAATGCTTTCTCCCCGCCCCCTGAACCATGATGTTCAGATACCATTGTGAAGGTGTTGCTGTGCCTtctataaaaaaagagagagacagagggttATACAAAACTGAGGTCCAGACCAAAGTATATGGTAAATGTTACCATCATCAATGAGGATTAATTTAATCACTGATTCACAACgaaaagaaaaatcaggaaaatCTTGTATCACAGAAGCCCTGGCCTCTTCTGTCATGTTACCCAACAATACAGAAGGTAATAGCTCTCTCTCCATGAGCCTGACCCAatagtcactgaagtcaatggaaaagctctcactgagttcagtggacgttggatcaggccctatatttatCAGAATAAATGCTCCCGGGTCCTTCAGAGATAGGTGAAGGACAGATTAATAGATTAGATTAGGGGCAAGGCAAATGCTATCTGAATTCTCTCTCTGGTGAGTTGTTGATAGCTTTGGGATCTGAGCACATTTTCATTAAGCAGCTCACTACCAGGATGGTCagtctctcctcctcttctctagGCCACGACTCACTTTATACAATTCCTGCATGGAGAAGATGTTCCTCATTTTTGAAAGAATACTATTCTTTTCTCAGATGGAGATGTTTCAGGTGTCTACACACTGTTATTCGATTGTCAGATGAACATAGGTTCAtagattttcaggccagaagggacaagtgtgatcatctagtctgagctcatGAATAACACAGGACAAAGAATTTCACTTTGTAATTCCTCCGTCAAGCCCATAATTTGCTACTGTAATCATCTCTCTTTGGTCAGATTTTATTCCCCAATCATTATCTGTCAGTTATTCAGTCAATGCAGGCTAATAAATTGTAGGTCTCCCAATAGCATTTCCAGTGCATAATGAAGAACTGTCATGTGTTGTATTCTTGTCAGACAAAGGGGCAAGGAATTTTGTCTGGCAAACTTATTTTAACAAGGTGATTGtatttattaaaatacatttgcCATGTCAGCGTTTTTGATCATTGATTGCTATAATGATTTCACACGATTGTGCTTACATATGCATCAATTTATTTAAAGGGCATATTGGTCTTGTCCTGCCTAGTCTTTTACTAAAGTAAAATTAAATGATTTCTGAATTAAATTATTAATACTCTCCATCTATAAACCATATTGACATTCAGTCGAGACATCTTGCGGGGATTCACTTTGTGAATTTCAAtaaacaggttttagagtagcagccgtgttagtctgtatccgcaaaaagaaaaggagtacttgtggcaccttagagactaacaaatttatttgagcataagctttcatgagctacagctcacttcatcggatgcattcagtggaaaatacaatggggagatttatatacacagagaacatgaaacaatgggtgttaccatacacactgtaacgagagtgatcagataaggtgagctattaccagctggaaagcgggggaggggtggtgaagaaaccttctgtagtgataatcaaggtgggccatttccagcagttgacaagaacatctgaggaacagtgtgtgtgtgtgtgtgggggggggggaaatagttttactttgtgtaatgacccatccactcccagtctttattcaagcctaagttaatcgtatccagtttgcaaattaattccaattcagcagtctcttgttggagtctggttttgaagtttttgttgttgaagaacttttaggtctgtaatcaagtgaccaaagagattgaagtgttctccgactggtttttgaatgttataattcttgacgtctgatttgtgtccatttattcttttatgtagagactgtccagtttgaccaatgtacatggcagaggggcattgctggcacatgatgacacatatcacattggtagatgtgcaggtaaatgagcctcctatggtgtggctgatgtgattaggccctatgatggtgttccctaaaaagatatgtggacacagttggcaacgggctttgttgaaagaataggttcctgggctagtggttctgttgtgtggtgtgtggttgctggtgagtatttgcttcaggttggggggctgtctgtaagcaaggactgacctgtctcccaagatctgtgaaagtgatgggtcgtccttcaggataggttgtagatccttgatgatgcattggagaggttttagttgggggctgaaggtgatggctagtggcgttctgttattttctttgttgggcctgtcctgtagtaggtgacttctgggtactcttctggctctgtcaatctgtttcttcacttcagcaggtgggtattgtagttgtaagaatgcttggtagagatcttgtaggtgtttgtctctgtctgagggattggagcaaatgcggttttatcgtagagcgtggctgtagacaatgga
Above is a window of Caretta caretta isolate rCarCar2 chromosome 2, rCarCar1.hap1, whole genome shotgun sequence DNA encoding:
- the LOC125632820 gene encoding uncharacterized protein LOC125632820 gives rise to the protein MQSSSAQVTMMESQNRKRAPAWTEWEVRDLIAVWGEESVLSELRSSFRNAKTFVKISQGMKDRGHNRDPKQCRVKLKELRQAYQKTREANSHSGSEPQTCRFYDELLAILGGSATTTPAVLFDSFNGDGGNTEAGFGDEEDDDEEEVVDSSQQASGETGFPDSQELFLTLDLEPVPPEPTQGCLLDPAGGEGTSAACVSMITGSSPSQRLVKLRKKKKRTRDEMFSELMLSSHTDRAQTNAWRQIMSECRKAQNDREERWRAEESKWRAVESKWRAEESKWRAEDRAEAQMWRQRDERRQDSMLRLLQDQTSMLQCMVELQQRQLEHRLPLQPLCNQPPSSPSSIASTPRRPRTRWGGLRPTSHSTTEDCPKKRRLSFNKF